A single region of the Musa acuminata AAA Group cultivar baxijiao chromosome BXJ1-11, Cavendish_Baxijiao_AAA, whole genome shotgun sequence genome encodes:
- the LOC103971164 gene encoding uncharacterized protein LOC103971164, with the protein MGDRRVAVGVVRGEGGGRRRGGDEVGEGMHCMDHPYRRNAGGVCAFCLHEKLSKLVSSSNSSPFFPFQPPPCSTSSSSSSSPTSFSSDAGNGGGGLGFALASDHSRTSANGGGPRTMFPFLADTHSKKKKNSGGGGYGNGARQVMAAVATTTTVSAANDNDVVLRRTKSVATRTTGGLAQGGGVGSIGVADSPRKKSFWSFIYISSTSSTSTSSSSVANNNSSSSNIMRRRSTSSSSGGGNRNIAKRQQQQQTCTPYNLVDKQAAVAGPRQGENGEKDAESPSGSQASSSLGRKVARSRSVGCGSRSFSGDFLDRISTGFGDCALRRVESHREAKPKSKIVLHLDHDNGDGQQQRPRIKERVKCGGLFRGLGMMSSAYWLSSAAAADDDYDSSSRTSATTPAASGSTAVRGRSSPHGRTRSWGWALASPVRAFRPYFSSKSLYAISNTASAAPVTNASDKLVNSKASRLDVVQPQSAPEDL; encoded by the exons ATGGGTGACAGACGGGTGGCGGTGGGAGTCGtaagaggagaaggaggaggaagaagaagagggggagaCGAAGTTGGGGAGGGCATGCATTGTATGGACCACCCTTACCGCAGAAACGCCGGCGGAGTGTGCGCCTTCTGCCtgcatgagaagttaagcaagctGGTCTCCTCCTCCAACTCTAGCCCTTTCTTTCCCTTCCAGCCTCCCCCttgctccacctcctcctcctcctcgtcctcccctACTTCCTTCAGCTCCGACGCCGGAAACGGAGGTGGGGGACTAGGATTCGCGCTCGCCTCCGACCACTCCCGGACCAGTGCCAACGGCGGTGGTCCAAGGACCATGTTCCCCTTTCTGGCAGACACCcacagcaagaagaagaagaatagcggTGGCGGAGGATACGGAAACGGCGCAAGGCAGGTGATGGCTGCTGTCGCCACCACGACTACCGTGTCGGCGGCCAACGACAACGATGTTGTCCTTAGAAGGACCAAATCGGTGGCAACGAGGACTACTGGAGGCCTGGCGCAAGGTGGTGGCGTTGGGAGCATCGGGGTGGCAGATAGCCCTCGGAAGAAGAGCTTTTGGTCCTTCATCTATATCTCGTCCACCTCTTCTACCTCCACGTCCTCTTCCTCAGTCGctaacaacaacagcagcagcagcaacatcatGAGGCGAAGATCCACTTCATCCTCGTCGGGCGGAGGGAACAGAAACATTGCCAagcggcaacagcagcagcagactTGTACACCATATAATTTGGTGGACAAGCAAGCAGCGGTGGCCGGCCCCAGGCAAGGGGAGAATGGTGAGAAGGATGCGGAGAGCCCGAGCGGCAGCCAGGCGTCGTCGTCGTTGGGCAGGAAGGTGGCCAGATCCAGGTCGGTGGGCTGCGGCAGCAGGAGCTTCTCGGGGGACTTCCTGGATCGCATCTCCACGGGGTTCGGCGACTGCGCTCTCCGCAGAGTCGAGTCCCATCGCGAGGCCAAGCCCAAGTCCAAGATCGTCCTCCACCTGGACCACGACAACGGCGACGGGCAGCAGCAGCGGCCGAGGATAAAGGAACGGGTCAAGTGCGGAGGGCTCTTCAGAGGACTGGGGATGATGTCCTCCGCCTACTGGCTCTCTTCGGCCGCCGCTGCGGACGACGACTACGATAGCAGCAGCAGGACATCGGCCACAACCCCGGCTGCCTCGGGCTCAACTGCCGTGCGAGGAAGAAGCTCGCCTCACGGCCGGACCAGGAGCTGGGGCTGGGCACTCGCGAGCCCAGTGAGAGCCTTTAGGCCTTACTTCTCTTCTAAATCTCTTTATGCCATCAGCAACACTGCATCCGCTGCGCCGGTGACCAACGCCAGCGACAAGTTGGTCAACAGCAAAGCGAGCAGACTCGACG TCGTCCAACCCCAGAGTGCACCTGAAGACCTTTGA